The Blastomonas fulva genome contains a region encoding:
- a CDS encoding DUF4139 domain-containing protein: MLGALIALAALLSPAQAQTRPEIISPRPDSVAVTIYRDPARGDGGGMNLNFLNGFAVVTETRRITVPAGPATIRFAGVAEGMVAVSSVVRGLPGGIIEQNRDKKLLSPGALVDGTLGNRVTLRRTDPATGAVSERDAVIRSGSSGALVVETESGIEALQCSGLPEKVIYEKLPGGLFATPVLSVDTVSPEAATVEVTLTYLAAGFDWNADYVVKLADDGTSLDLFSWLTLANGNAESFADSELLVIAGTLNIRQPMQAIADKPQATPLYIRCWPRGSTAAGVFDIPPPPPPPPPMMMAPSAMRTGAVRAEAMEEVIVTGSRVTVAELEALGDLKLYRVPFRSTVAAKGQKQVKLLAKQNVPARMVYRGNANGSDETPEPLEIEVRMDNKTATGLGLPLPSGRISVFDGASDNGLLIGQGRMRDYAVGQEVKFTIGTSSAVRLATTTLAGSGPEGSENRKLVLTNANPEPVTAEIDLAEIAEADLRKATAKVVRKDGKHVWQVTVPANDSATISYQLRFVDG, encoded by the coding sequence ATGCTTGGGGCATTGATAGCACTGGCCGCCCTCCTCTCCCCCGCCCAAGCCCAGACCCGCCCCGAGATCATCTCGCCCAGGCCCGATTCGGTCGCGGTCACCATCTACCGCGACCCTGCTCGCGGCGATGGCGGGGGGATGAACCTCAATTTCCTCAACGGCTTCGCGGTTGTGACCGAGACCCGGCGGATCACCGTCCCCGCAGGCCCTGCGACCATCCGCTTTGCCGGTGTCGCCGAGGGCATGGTCGCGGTGTCCTCGGTGGTCCGCGGGCTGCCCGGCGGGATCATCGAGCAGAACCGCGACAAGAAATTGCTCTCCCCCGGAGCGCTGGTCGATGGCACTTTGGGCAACCGCGTGACGCTGCGCCGCACCGATCCTGCCACCGGCGCAGTGAGCGAGCGCGATGCGGTGATTCGCAGCGGATCTTCGGGTGCCTTGGTGGTCGAGACCGAAAGCGGCATCGAGGCGCTGCAATGCTCGGGGCTGCCGGAAAAGGTGATTTATGAAAAACTGCCCGGCGGGCTGTTCGCAACGCCGGTGCTGTCGGTCGATACCGTTTCGCCTGAAGCGGCAACGGTCGAGGTGACGCTGACATACCTTGCCGCCGGGTTCGACTGGAACGCCGATTATGTCGTCAAATTGGCCGACGACGGCACGTCGCTCGACCTGTTCTCCTGGCTGACGCTCGCCAACGGCAATGCCGAGAGCTTTGCCGATTCCGAGCTGCTGGTGATCGCGGGCACGCTCAACATCCGCCAGCCGATGCAAGCGATCGCCGACAAGCCACAGGCAACGCCGCTGTACATCCGCTGCTGGCCGCGCGGCAGCACCGCTGCGGGCGTCTTTGACATCCCGCCGCCACCACCGCCCCCGCCACCGATGATGATGGCTCCCTCCGCAATGCGCACCGGTGCGGTGCGCGCCGAGGCGATGGAGGAGGTGATCGTGACCGGTTCGCGCGTCACGGTGGCCGAACTCGAAGCGCTGGGCGACTTGAAACTCTACCGCGTGCCCTTCCGCTCGACCGTGGCGGCCAAGGGGCAAAAACAGGTCAAGCTGCTCGCCAAACAGAATGTGCCTGCACGGATGGTCTATCGCGGCAATGCGAATGGTTCTGACGAAACGCCCGAGCCGCTGGAGATCGAGGTCCGCATGGACAACAAGACTGCGACGGGCCTCGGCCTGCCGCTGCCATCGGGGCGTATTTCGGTGTTCGATGGCGCATCGGACAACGGCCTGCTGATCGGTCAGGGCCGGATGCGCGATTATGCGGTGGGGCAGGAGGTAAAGTTCACCATCGGGACGAGCAGCGCGGTGCGGCTGGCGACCACGACACTGGCGGGATCAGGCCCCGAGGGGAGCGAAAACCGCAAGCTGGTGCTGACCAACGCCAACCCCGAGCCTGTGACCGCCGAGATCGATTTGGCAGAGATCGCCGAGGCCGATCTGCGCAAGGCTACGGCCAAGGTGGTGCGCAAGGACGGCAAGCACGTCTGGCAGGTGACCGTGCCTGCCAACGACAGTGCCACGATCAGCTACCAGCTGCGCTTTGTCGACGGTTGA
- the infC gene encoding translation initiation factor IF-3: protein MPLKSGPRFNQFIQSPQVRVIDENGENLGVLRTDDAIERAAAVGLDLVEVSPNAEPPVAKFLDVGKYKYEAQKKANAARKNQKTQEIKEIKMRPNIDDHDYMVKMKKVHSFIDEGDKVKMTLRFRGRELSHQQLGMALLQRVQEDVKEVAKVEAYPRMEGRQMLMVLAPK, encoded by the coding sequence ATGCCCCTTAAATCCGGCCCGCGCTTCAATCAGTTTATCCAGTCGCCCCAGGTTCGGGTGATCGATGAAAATGGCGAAAATCTGGGCGTATTGCGTACCGATGATGCGATAGAGCGCGCAGCAGCCGTGGGGCTCGACCTCGTCGAGGTGTCCCCGAACGCAGAGCCGCCGGTCGCCAAGTTCCTGGACGTGGGCAAGTACAAGTACGAGGCCCAGAAAAAGGCCAATGCCGCGCGCAAGAACCAGAAGACGCAGGAGATCAAGGAGATCAAGATGCGTCCGAACATCGATGACCATGACTATATGGTCAAGATGAAGAAGGTTCACTCGTTCATCGACGAGGGCGACAAGGTGAAGATGACGCTGCGGTTCCGTGGCCGCGAACTTTCGCACCAGCAGCTCGGCATGGCACTGCTCCAGCGGGTGCAGGAAGACGTCAAGGAAGTCGCCAAGGTCGAAGCCTATCCGCGCATGGAAGGCCGCCAGATGCTGATGGTGCTGGCACCCAAGTAA
- a CDS encoding GNAT family N-acetyltransferase, whose translation MTQTHTDAATAITHETTVSGGRFVYRADGAEAELTYANTGASAGATRVIADHTFVPDAMRGQGVAARLVDALIAKARSDHWTILPRCSYVVTAFRRHPEWSDVLAD comes from the coding sequence ATGACACAGACACACACCGATGCCGCGACCGCCATCACCCATGAAACCACCGTATCGGGCGGACGCTTTGTCTATCGCGCCGATGGTGCCGAGGCAGAACTCACATATGCCAACACCGGTGCCAGCGCGGGCGCGACGCGGGTCATCGCCGACCACACCTTTGTACCCGATGCGATGCGCGGCCAGGGTGTCGCCGCACGGCTGGTCGACGCGCTGATCGCCAAGGCCCGCAGCGACCATTGGACGATATTGCCGCGCTGCAGCTATGTCGTCACGGCGTTCCGGCGCCACCCCGAATGGAGCGACGTGCTGGCGGACTGA
- a CDS encoding DUF6445 family protein gives MLPSLLIVDDFLADPFAARAAALALDYDPAMRIGNYPGTLSGAPLPIAGLEEAVSRIIGVPLKPQPGTTHGHCRLTLKGDRGVSGVHIDPCFYSGILYLSRNEDARGGTDFFRHKRTGLEKVPADPLGLAQSGYADINALVEDVVNRDTLLPARWERVMRVPMRFNRLILFSPWLFHNSADGFGTAQETGRLVHLQFFARG, from the coding sequence ATGCTGCCTTCGCTCCTGATCGTTGACGATTTCCTGGCCGATCCGTTCGCCGCGCGCGCCGCGGCGCTGGCGCTGGACTATGATCCGGCGATGCGGATCGGCAACTATCCCGGAACGCTTTCGGGCGCGCCCTTGCCGATAGCGGGGCTGGAAGAGGCGGTATCGCGAATCATCGGCGTGCCGCTCAAGCCCCAGCCCGGCACCACCCATGGCCATTGCCGACTGACGCTCAAGGGCGATCGCGGGGTCAGCGGCGTGCACATCGACCCGTGCTTCTATTCCGGCATCCTCTATCTCAGCCGCAACGAGGATGCGCGCGGCGGCACCGATTTCTTTCGCCACAAGCGCACGGGCCTCGAAAAGGTGCCCGCCGATCCGCTGGGGCTGGCGCAGAGCGGCTATGCGGACATCAATGCGCTAGTCGAGGATGTCGTCAACCGCGATACGCTGCTGCCCGCGCGCTGGGAGCGGGTGATGCGGGTACCAATGCGCTTCAACCGGCTGATTCTGTTCAGCCCGTGGCTTTTTCACAATTCGGCGGATGGATTCGGCACGGCGCAAGAGACCGGGCGGCTGGTGCACCTGCAGTTTTTCGCGCGCGGCTAA
- a CDS encoding FAD-dependent oxidoreductase: MRILIIGAGISGLAAALALARKGHEVRVAERADGLHEVGAGLQLGPNAMRALGELGVAEAVAAAGQAPQAITLRDGRSARDILKIPLGDAALRRWGARYVAVHRADLVAILHAALEALQPGALVTGCAIERIDTDRAEAMSADGQTLRADLIIGADGIRSQVRAQLFGADAARFTGHVAWRALVAVAKDDPAAPPAGVGAWLGPRRHAVTYRVRPGLVNFVGVIEQADWREEGWNLPGDPDRLRAAFAGWGAITRLLARVDQPLRWGLHDRKPMRAWHRGRAVLIGDACHPMLPFLAQGAAMGIEDAVTLAELLPMADDASALETALGRFFAVRQPRTARVQAGAHANGVDFHEGNPLATLAMRLPLGRAASARPDAVMARWDWLYGGGPVPPPRG; this comes from the coding sequence ATGCGCATCCTGATCATCGGCGCGGGAATATCCGGGCTTGCCGCCGCGCTGGCGCTGGCGCGCAAGGGGCACGAGGTCCGCGTGGCCGAGCGCGCCGATGGGCTGCACGAGGTCGGCGCAGGCCTGCAGCTGGGCCCCAACGCGATGCGCGCGCTCGGCGAGCTTGGGGTCGCAGAGGCTGTGGCGGCGGCAGGCCAGGCTCCGCAGGCGATCACGCTGCGCGATGGCCGCAGCGCGCGCGATATTCTCAAGATTCCGCTGGGCGATGCCGCGCTGCGCCGCTGGGGCGCGCGCTATGTGGCGGTGCACCGTGCCGATCTGGTCGCGATCCTGCATGCCGCACTCGAGGCACTCCAGCCCGGCGCGCTGGTCACCGGCTGCGCGATCGAGCGGATAGATACCGATCGCGCCGAGGCGATGAGCGCAGACGGGCAGACGCTGCGCGCCGATCTGATCATCGGTGCAGACGGCATCCGCTCGCAGGTGCGCGCGCAGCTGTTCGGCGCCGATGCCGCGCGCTTTACCGGACACGTCGCCTGGCGCGCGCTGGTAGCCGTCGCGAAGGACGATCCGGCTGCGCCCCCTGCGGGGGTGGGCGCCTGGCTGGGCCCGCGCCGCCATGCGGTCACCTATCGGGTACGTCCGGGTCTGGTCAATTTCGTCGGGGTGATCGAACAGGCCGACTGGCGCGAGGAAGGCTGGAACCTGCCCGGCGACCCCGACCGGCTGCGTGCCGCGTTTGCCGGGTGGGGCGCGATAACCCGGCTGCTCGCGCGGGTGGATCAACCGCTGCGCTGGGGCCTGCACGACCGCAAGCCGATGCGCGCCTGGCACCGCGGCCGCGCGGTGCTGATCGGCGATGCCTGCCACCCGATGCTGCCGTTCCTGGCGCAGGGCGCGGCAATGGGGATCGAGGATGCTGTGACGCTGGCCGAACTGCTGCCGATGGCAGACGATGCGTCGGCGCTTGAGACGGCGCTTGGCCGCTTCTTTGCAGTGCGCCAGCCACGCACCGCCCGGGTGCAGGCAGGCGCGCACGCCAACGGCGTGGATTTTCACGAAGGCAATCCGCTGGCGACGCTTGCGATGCGGCTGCCGCTGGGCCGCGCAGCCTCCGCCCGGCCCGATGCGGTGATGGCGCGTTGGGACTGGCTGTATGGCGGCGGACCGGTGCCGCCGCCGCGCGGCTGA
- the aroQ gene encoding type II 3-dehydroquinate dehydratase: MADQPMIFVLNGPNLNLLGLREPEIYGSDTLDDIADRLDDRAQALGLAIDMRQSNHEGHLIDWLHEAQASGAKAVLLNAGAFTHTSVALYDAIRSITTPVIEVHLSNPHAREEFRHLSWVGRAAKGTICGFGAASYLLALEAAALL, from the coding sequence ATGGCCGATCAACCGATGATATTCGTCCTCAACGGACCCAATCTCAACCTGCTCGGCCTGCGCGAGCCCGAAATCTATGGCTCCGATACGCTCGACGATATCGCCGACCGGCTGGACGACCGCGCACAGGCACTGGGCCTTGCGATCGACATGCGGCAGTCGAACCATGAGGGCCATCTGATCGACTGGCTGCACGAGGCGCAGGCGAGCGGGGCCAAAGCGGTGCTGCTCAACGCCGGCGCGTTCACGCACACGTCGGTCGCGCTGTATGACGCGATCCGATCGATCACCACGCCGGTGATCGAGGTGCACCTGTCCAACCCGCATGCGCGCGAGGAATTCCGCCATCTGTCATGGGTTGGCCGGGCGGCGAAGGGCACGATCTGTGGGTTTGGCGCAGCGTCTTATCTATTGGCGCTGGAGGCCGCCGCGCTGCTATGA
- the accB gene encoding acetyl-CoA carboxylase biotin carboxyl carrier protein, with protein sequence MNIDSKLVRELAELLGETGLSEIEVEDGDRKIRVARMISAAPVASVAVAAAPAAVAAPAAAPAAAAAAPEAPAAPSMANAVKSPMVGTTYLAPEPGAAPFISIGAAVKIGDPLLIIEAMKVMNPITAERAGKVTAILVEDGQPVEFDQPLVVIE encoded by the coding sequence ATGAACATTGACAGCAAACTGGTACGCGAACTGGCAGAATTGCTGGGCGAAACCGGGCTGAGCGAAATCGAGGTCGAAGATGGCGATCGCAAGATCCGCGTTGCGCGCATGATCAGCGCAGCACCGGTGGCCAGCGTGGCCGTGGCCGCCGCACCCGCCGCTGTCGCCGCGCCCGCCGCCGCCCCGGCAGCCGCCGCTGCTGCGCCCGAAGCGCCCGCCGCACCGTCGATGGCCAATGCGGTCAAGTCTCCGATGGTCGGCACCACCTATCTCGCACCCGAGCCGGGTGCAGCGCCCTTCATCAGCATCGGCGCCGCAGTGAAGATCGGCGATCCGCTGCTGATCATCGAGGCGATGAAGGTCATGAACCCGATCACCGCCGAACGCGCGGGCAAGGTCACCGCGATCCTGGTGGAAGACGGGCAGCCGGTCGAGTTCGACCAGCCGCTGGTCGTCATCGAGTAA
- the accC gene encoding acetyl-CoA carboxylase biotin carboxylase subunit: MAIKKILIANRGEIALRIHRAAHEMGIKTVAVHSTADADAMHVRLADEAVCIGPPPAGQSYLNIANIISAAEISQADAIHPGYGFLSENAKFAEIVEAHKIIWIGPKPEHIRTMGDKVEAKRTAGALGMPLVPGSDGAIKDIHEAKIIAASIGYPVLIKAASGGGGRGMKVVPSEDQLESLMQQAGSEAKSAFGDDTVYMEKYLGNPRHIEFQVFGDGKGNAIHLGERDCSLQRRHQKVLEEAPSPVITAEERERMGGVVCKAMADMGYRGAGTIEFLWENGEFYFIEMNTRLQVEHPVTEAITGVDLVREQIRIAEGHPLSVKQDEIEFRGHAIECRINAEDPRTFAPSPGLVSYYHPPGGMHVRVDSGLYAGYRIPPYYDSMIAKVIVYGRTRQGCIMRLKRALEEFVVQGVKTTIPLHQELLKQDDFLSGDYTIKWLENWLAELDAQEAEQA; the protein is encoded by the coding sequence ATGGCCATCAAGAAAATCCTGATCGCCAATCGCGGCGAAATCGCGCTGCGCATCCACCGCGCCGCGCACGAGATGGGTATCAAGACGGTGGCGGTGCACTCCACCGCCGATGCCGACGCGATGCACGTGCGGCTGGCGGACGAGGCGGTGTGCATCGGCCCGCCGCCCGCTGGGCAGAGCTATCTCAACATCGCCAACATCATTTCGGCCGCCGAGATCAGCCAGGCCGATGCGATCCATCCGGGCTATGGCTTTCTGTCGGAAAACGCCAAGTTCGCCGAGATCGTCGAGGCGCACAAGATCATCTGGATCGGCCCCAAGCCCGAGCATATCCGCACGATGGGCGACAAGGTCGAGGCCAAGCGCACCGCAGGTGCCCTCGGCATGCCTCTGGTCCCCGGATCCGACGGCGCGATCAAGGACATCCACGAGGCCAAGATCATCGCCGCGTCGATCGGCTATCCGGTGCTGATCAAGGCGGCATCGGGCGGCGGCGGACGCGGCATGAAGGTCGTCCCGTCCGAGGACCAGCTCGAATCTTTGATGCAGCAGGCGGGCAGCGAGGCCAAGTCGGCGTTCGGCGACGACACCGTGTACATGGAAAAATACCTCGGCAACCCGCGGCATATCGAGTTCCAGGTGTTCGGCGACGGCAAGGGCAACGCGATCCATCTGGGCGAGCGCGACTGTTCGCTGCAGCGCCGCCACCAGAAGGTGCTGGAAGAAGCCCCCTCGCCGGTCATCACCGCAGAAGAGCGCGAGCGCATGGGCGGCGTGGTGTGCAAGGCGATGGCCGACATGGGCTATCGCGGCGCAGGCACCATCGAGTTCCTTTGGGAGAACGGCGAGTTCTACTTCATCGAGATGAACACCCGGCTGCAGGTCGAGCATCCGGTGACAGAGGCGATCACCGGGGTCGATCTGGTGCGCGAGCAGATCCGCATCGCCGAAGGCCATCCGCTTTCGGTCAAGCAGGACGAGATCGAGTTTCGCGGCCATGCGATCGAATGCCGGATCAACGCCGAGGATCCGCGCACCTTCGCGCCCTCGCCCGGCCTGGTCAGCTATTACCACCCCCCCGGCGGCATGCATGTCCGCGTCGACAGCGGGCTGTACGCCGGATACCGGATCCCGCCTTACTACGACAGCATGATCGCCAAGGTCATCGTCTATGGCCGCACCCGCCAGGGCTGCATCATGCGCCTCAAGCGCGCGCTCGAGGAGTTCGTGGTGCAGGGCGTCAAGACGACGATCCCGCTGCATCAGGAGCTGCTCAAGCAGGATGATTTCCTGTCGGGCGACTATACTATAAAATGGCTGGAAAACTGGCTGGCCGAGCTGGACGCACAGGAAGCGGAACAGGCATAA
- a CDS encoding S9 family peptidase — protein sequence MMRWSAMLLLGVTVPLAAQVATPDRPVTDPASIASPANPQARPVPIDDIGATRGLAGVTWSADGKQIFVSTNITGRFNIWRTDAAGSWPVQITQSDEVQSGLVASRDGQWVYFEEDVGGNEYADIYRVPTGGGAVERLTQTPYIAESDMLTSAQTDWIALSTKLKSEGQSNLAVMGPDGKVRNLTAEKDPQFNWGPVAFVDNGKAIIANRARVDSREGEVWKVSIADGKAVKLLGAKDVRYEAADATADGSLLAISTNEKTGQDHAGVYRVADKSWTWLKPTPWEQLAGGFIEDGKALVARTNADTRSTLTRFDLASRTETPLPLDPGVNNLTGAQPLSPDGRMLLTTRSGADSPSNLYVVDLAANTARPATQLAMASLTPAVLPKSSVVTYKSFDGTLVSAVVTMPFNLKRDGSNPAIVIPHGGPTSATQDGFSQYAAAFASRGYVVIAPNFRGSTGYGDAFQNANYKDLGGGDLKDTVAAKQFLVSTGYVDKARVGIFGGSYGGFMTLMAIGRTPDEFAAAVQWFGIINWNTMYRDQDERLKAYQRGLLGTPDENPDVYKASSPLTYLNAAKAPLLTIQGENDIRVPRGQAQEVNDLLKAKGNIVETVFYPQEGHGFDRRENRLDSLRRTVAWFDTHLKGKPAK from the coding sequence ATGATGCGTTGGTCTGCAATGCTGTTGCTCGGAGTCACCGTCCCTCTTGCCGCGCAGGTGGCAACCCCCGACCGGCCGGTGACCGATCCGGCCAGCATCGCCTCGCCCGCCAATCCGCAGGCGCGGCCGGTGCCGATCGACGATATCGGCGCAACGCGTGGGCTTGCGGGCGTGACGTGGAGCGCGGACGGCAAGCAGATCTTCGTCTCGACCAACATCACCGGCAGGTTCAACATCTGGCGCACCGATGCCGCGGGCAGCTGGCCAGTGCAGATCACGCAATCGGACGAGGTGCAGTCCGGCCTCGTCGCCTCGCGCGATGGCCAATGGGTGTATTTCGAGGAGGATGTGGGCGGCAATGAATATGCCGATATCTACCGCGTGCCGACCGGCGGCGGCGCGGTCGAGCGGCTGACCCAGACCCCCTACATCGCCGAAAGCGACATGCTGACCAGCGCGCAGACCGACTGGATCGCGCTTTCGACCAAGCTTAAGTCCGAAGGCCAGTCCAACCTTGCGGTTATGGGCCCCGATGGCAAGGTGCGCAACCTGACGGCAGAGAAGGACCCGCAGTTCAACTGGGGCCCGGTCGCGTTCGTCGACAACGGCAAGGCAATCATCGCCAACCGCGCGCGGGTCGACAGCCGCGAGGGCGAGGTTTGGAAGGTCAGCATCGCCGATGGCAAAGCGGTCAAGCTGCTGGGCGCCAAGGACGTGCGCTACGAGGCTGCCGATGCCACCGCCGATGGCAGCCTGCTTGCCATCTCGACCAACGAGAAGACGGGGCAGGACCATGCCGGGGTCTACAGGGTCGCAGACAAGAGCTGGACCTGGCTCAAGCCCACGCCCTGGGAGCAGCTTGCTGGCGGCTTCATCGAGGACGGCAAGGCGCTGGTGGCGCGGACCAATGCCGATACGCGCTCGACGCTGACCCGCTTCGATCTGGCGAGCCGCACCGAGACGCCGTTGCCGCTCGACCCGGGCGTCAACAACCTCACCGGCGCGCAGCCGCTGTCACCCGACGGCCGGATGCTGCTGACCACGCGTTCGGGCGCGGATTCGCCATCCAACCTGTATGTCGTCGATCTGGCCGCCAACACCGCGCGCCCCGCGACACAGCTCGCGATGGCCAGCCTGACGCCCGCGGTGCTGCCCAAATCGAGCGTCGTGACCTACAAGAGCTTTGACGGCACGCTGGTGAGCGCGGTGGTGACGATGCCGTTCAACCTCAAGCGCGACGGCTCCAACCCGGCCATCGTCATCCCGCATGGCGGCCCGACATCGGCGACGCAGGACGGCTTCAGCCAGTATGCCGCTGCCTTTGCCAGCCGCGGATATGTGGTGATCGCACCCAATTTCCGCGGATCGACCGGCTATGGCGATGCCTTCCAGAACGCCAACTACAAGGATCTGGGCGGCGGCGACCTCAAGGACACGGTCGCGGCCAAGCAGTTCCTGGTCAGCACCGGCTATGTCGACAAGGCCAGGGTCGGCATCTTCGGCGGATCCTATGGCGGGTTCATGACGCTGATGGCGATCGGCCGCACCCCCGACGAGTTCGCCGCTGCGGTGCAGTGGTTCGGGATCATCAACTGGAACACGATGTACCGCGATCAGGACGAGCGGCTTAAAGCCTATCAACGCGGTCTGCTCGGCACGCCCGACGAGAACCCCGATGTCTACAAGGCGTCCTCGCCGCTGACCTATCTCAATGCCGCAAAGGCACCTTTGCTCACCATTCAGGGCGAAAACGACATCCGCGTGCCGCGCGGCCAGGCGCAGGAGGTCAACGATCTGCTCAAGGCCAAGGGCAACATCGTCGAGACCGTGTTCTACCCGCAGGAAGGCCATGGCTTCGACCGGCGCGAGAACCGACTGGATTCGTTGCGGCGGACGGTCGCCTGGTTCGATACCCATCTGAAGGGCAAGCCGGCGAAATAA
- a CDS encoding dipeptidase — MTLRTLPLLALACLAGPLAAQDASDAARVHDSVLTLDTHLDSPANLDRPGWRITDRHDVLHDSTQVDLPRMIEGGLDGGFWVIYTDQGPNDAEGYARALAHALKRLHQIHDFVAANPQSFAIATTAADASLIAATGKRIVYISMENSYPLGTDLANLEAFHQLGLRMAGPVHNGTNQLADSTNGEAVHGGLSELGKAWVREANRLGIIIDASHAADSSFDQMLELSKAPIILSHSGPKALHDHPRNLDDARLKALAAKGGVIQINSLFLSPDKPRPTVEALLPQMAAAADLAPEARAALMARWAAANAAEPRSNTDFNRYMQAIFHCIDLVGVDHVGIGADWDGGGGVIGLNQISEIPRITEALLARGLTPAEVEKIWSGNVLRVMAEVERVAAKR; from the coding sequence ATGACGCTGCGAACCCTCCCGTTACTGGCGCTGGCCTGTCTGGCCGGGCCGCTTGCCGCGCAGGACGCATCCGATGCGGCGCGCGTGCACGACAGCGTGCTGACGCTCGACACCCATCTCGACAGCCCCGCCAATCTGGACCGGCCCGGCTGGCGGATCACCGATCGGCACGATGTGCTGCACGACAGCACCCAGGTCGATCTGCCCCGGATGATCGAGGGCGGGCTCGATGGCGGCTTCTGGGTGATCTATACCGACCAGGGGCCCAATGACGCGGAGGGCTATGCCCGCGCGCTGGCGCATGCGCTCAAACGGCTGCACCAGATCCACGATTTCGTCGCCGCCAATCCGCAGAGCTTCGCCATCGCCACCACCGCCGCCGATGCCAGCCTTATCGCCGCGACCGGAAAGCGCATCGTCTATATCTCGATGGAAAACAGCTACCCGCTGGGCACCGATCTTGCCAATCTGGAGGCCTTCCATCAGCTCGGCCTGCGCATGGCGGGTCCGGTGCACAACGGCACCAACCAGCTTGCCGACTCGACCAATGGCGAAGCGGTGCACGGGGGGCTGAGCGAACTGGGCAAGGCGTGGGTGCGCGAGGCCAACCGGCTGGGCATCATCATCGATGCCAGCCACGCGGCCGACAGCAGCTTCGATCAGATGCTCGAGCTTTCAAAGGCGCCGATCATCCTGTCGCATTCGGGCCCGAAGGCGCTGCACGATCATCCGCGCAATCTCGACGACGCCCGGCTCAAGGCGCTCGCGGCGAAGGGCGGGGTGATCCAGATCAACAGCCTGTTCCTTTCGCCCGACAAGCCGCGTCCGACGGTCGAGGCGCTGCTCCCGCAGATGGCAGCCGCAGCTGACCTAGCACCCGAGGCACGCGCTGCGCTGATGGCGCGATGGGCCGCAGCGAACGCTGCCGAGCCGCGATCGAACACCGATTTCAACCGCTACATGCAGGCGATCTTCCATTGCATCGACCTCGTCGGTGTTGATCATGTCGGGATCGGTGCGGACTGGGATGGTGGTGGCGGGGTGATCGGGCTCAACCAGATCAGCGAAATTCCCCGGATCACCGAGGCGCTGCTCGCGCGCGGGCTGACGCCCGCCGAGGTCGAGAAGATCTGGAGCGGCAATGTGCTGCGGGTGATGGCCGAGGTGGAGCGCGTCGCGGCGAAGAGGTGA
- a CDS encoding MOSC domain-containing protein — MSSHAVRILALLTGTPRPFREDGTMSAIARQPVTGPVMLGELGFVGDAVADTVHHGGPDMAIHHYPFDHYSFWQQRLDSHKLLQKPGAFGENISTRGLVETDMRIGDRFRLGEALVELTKGRQPCWKLDHRFGVSGKQSVMAEIVRTARCGFYYRVLEPGRVQSGDVMRLVEQGPSAWTVDRVFKLLVGGQYKAEPEAVRALADLPQLAADWRKRAAALAD, encoded by the coding sequence ATGAGTTCGCACGCGGTCCGCATCCTGGCGCTGCTCACCGGCACGCCCCGCCCCTTTCGTGAAGACGGCACGATGAGCGCCATCGCGCGTCAACCAGTCACCGGCCCCGTAATGCTGGGCGAGCTTGGATTTGTCGGAGATGCGGTCGCCGACACCGTCCACCATGGCGGTCCGGACATGGCGATCCACCATTATCCCTTCGATCACTACAGCTTCTGGCAGCAGCGGCTGGATTCGCACAAATTGCTGCAGAAGCCCGGCGCCTTTGGCGAGAACATCTCGACCCGCGGGCTGGTCGAAACCGATATGCGTATCGGCGACAGGTTTCGGCTGGGAGAGGCGCTGGTCGAGCTGACCAAGGGACGCCAGCCCTGCTGGAAGCTCGATCACCGCTTTGGCGTGTCGGGCAAACAATCGGTGATGGCAGAGATCGTGCGCACCGCGCGCTGCGGCTTCTATTATCGCGTGCTTGAGCCCGGGCGGGTGCAGTCGGGCGACGTCATGCGGCTGGTCGAGCAGGGCCCGTCTGCGTGGACCGTCGACCGGGTGTTCAAGCTGCTCGTCGGCGGGCAGTACAAGGCAGAGCCCGAAGCGGTGCGCGCGCTCGCCGATCTGCCGCAGCTGGCGGCAGACTGGCGCAAGCGTGCCGCGGCGCTGGCGGATTGA